Proteins encoded together in one bacterium window:
- a CDS encoding tetratricopeptide repeat protein, with amino-acid sequence MSLRCAGAWLLWLGILSALPAVAQQQPATWRQLFVEAGRSLAQGQYDQALTGYQAALDLTTEDNERAQVLFGLANVYRSRQDVPRQLDCLRQVEALPHASPAYVSTARRRMAALCRDQGDYTTARQITEKLLAAARSPEERLSFSLDLAQLDLSQNRAADAVRRLEPLRREVREGPALAELYATLSRALIAAARAQDAAMLVREAWKRFPNRLDILLNAAVMLAEAAKLDLAVGLLQDALLSDPAQQDVLRALFDICRQADQLKRVTDWLDKQARGPAAALWLNYLARVYEWDGQVRQALDVTERLLTLQPQDAAVLQSGAQLALRANDFARAADWLRQALVAHPGDEGLVTLLGEALLRQGQLQQALAAWRQGLAYDPAQAPSVRRLGSVLMRYELYEAALDVYREGRQAAGQRDAFALNMGGAYEKLGQPSEAAREYAVALTTRDRAQTASSAVTQLYHLADDGTARSAVARVLEETRQTDALSADGLGVLLYARTLRGDDPRRLLAELLPAPGGPNAAEQEFAPVLSRAAGRLAAREQPELALPFYERLLQGAAGDDVAAGMARRVADLQLQAGDWRGALALLQRTLEPARAGSLSPGQRAALALMLGEVLLHQARRPTDAVGAYELTIKAVPESLSARLARWGQADALFALGDCDQALEEYERLLNLPTAQDEGEPFGPPGRRASQTPPQEDYVLFQRAEALLRQEQFAKAAEAFHKLAAMYAAGDYANDALQRVLLLNRLQQDKASAGVYVQAAKAWARGDAEAAAKTLDVLQGEPASPLADAALMLLAEIRVWQGDTGAAVAAYDRLLAQCPGSPLAARAAFTAAMLLSKQDQPAAQARLQALAAKFPETTEAEEAQLVLQTWQGK; translated from the coding sequence ATGAGCCTGCGGTGCGCCGGGGCCTGGCTGCTGTGGTTGGGGATACTGAGCGCGTTGCCGGCGGTGGCCCAGCAGCAGCCGGCCACCTGGCGGCAACTGTTCGTCGAGGCGGGGCGCTCCCTGGCTCAGGGGCAGTACGATCAGGCCCTCACGGGCTACCAGGCGGCGCTCGACCTGACCACCGAGGACAACGAGCGCGCCCAGGTGCTGTTTGGCCTGGCCAATGTGTACCGTTCGCGCCAGGATGTGCCCCGGCAGCTTGACTGCCTGCGCCAGGTCGAGGCCCTGCCGCATGCCAGCCCTGCCTATGTCAGCACCGCGCGCCGCCGCATGGCTGCCCTCTGCCGCGATCAGGGCGACTACACGACGGCGCGGCAGATCACCGAGAAGCTGCTCGCCGCCGCGCGGAGCCCGGAAGAGCGCCTCAGCTTCAGCCTCGACCTCGCCCAGCTCGACCTGTCGCAGAACCGCGCGGCCGACGCCGTGCGCCGCCTGGAGCCCCTGCGCAGGGAGGTCCGCGAAGGCCCCGCCCTGGCCGAACTCTACGCCACGCTGAGCCGGGCGCTCATCGCCGCCGCCCGGGCGCAGGACGCGGCGATGCTCGTACGCGAAGCGTGGAAGCGGTTCCCCAACCGTCTCGACATTCTGCTGAACGCCGCGGTGATGCTGGCTGAAGCCGCAAAGCTCGATCTCGCGGTGGGGCTGCTGCAGGACGCACTGCTGTCCGACCCCGCACAGCAGGATGTGCTGCGCGCGCTGTTCGACATCTGCCGGCAAGCCGACCAGCTCAAGCGCGTGACCGACTGGCTCGACAAGCAGGCCCGGGGCCCCGCCGCAGCGCTCTGGCTCAACTATCTGGCGCGGGTCTACGAATGGGACGGCCAGGTGAGGCAGGCCCTGGACGTCACGGAGCGGCTGCTTACGCTCCAGCCCCAGGACGCCGCGGTGCTGCAGTCCGGCGCGCAGTTGGCGCTGCGGGCCAATGACTTTGCGCGGGCGGCCGACTGGCTCCGTCAGGCCCTCGTCGCCCACCCCGGCGATGAGGGCCTCGTGACGCTGCTGGGGGAGGCCTTGCTGCGGCAGGGGCAGCTCCAGCAGGCGCTGGCCGCCTGGCGGCAGGGCCTCGCCTACGACCCGGCCCAGGCGCCGTCGGTCCGGCGCCTCGGCAGCGTGCTGATGCGCTATGAACTGTACGAGGCGGCCCTGGATGTCTACCGCGAGGGGAGGCAGGCCGCCGGGCAGCGTGACGCCTTCGCGCTCAATATGGGCGGCGCCTATGAGAAGCTCGGGCAGCCGAGTGAGGCCGCGCGTGAGTATGCCGTGGCGCTGACCACCCGCGACCGCGCGCAGACGGCCTCCTCCGCCGTCACCCAGCTCTATCATCTGGCGGACGATGGCACGGCTCGTTCCGCCGTAGCCAGGGTGCTGGAGGAGACCCGTCAGACGGACGCCCTGTCCGCAGACGGCCTGGGCGTCCTCCTCTACGCCCGTACACTGCGGGGTGACGACCCACGTCGTCTGCTGGCGGAGTTGCTCCCCGCTCCCGGCGGCCCGAACGCGGCCGAGCAGGAGTTCGCTCCCGTGCTCTCGCGCGCCGCCGGCCGTCTGGCCGCCCGCGAGCAGCCCGAGCTGGCCCTGCCCTTCTACGAGCGGCTGCTGCAGGGCGCCGCCGGCGACGATGTGGCCGCCGGCATGGCCCGTCGCGTGGCCGACCTGCAACTCCAGGCAGGCGACTGGCGCGGCGCCCTGGCCTTGCTGCAGCGCACGCTGGAGCCCGCGCGCGCGGGCAGCCTGTCTCCCGGCCAACGGGCGGCCCTGGCGCTGATGCTCGGCGAGGTCCTGCTGCACCAGGCCCGGCGGCCGACCGACGCCGTGGGCGCCTATGAGCTGACCATTAAGGCCGTCCCCGAGAGCCTCAGCGCGCGCCTCGCCCGGTGGGGCCAGGCCGACGCGCTGTTCGCCCTCGGCGACTGCGACCAGGCTCTGGAGGAGTACGAGCGGCTGCTGAACCTGCCGACGGCGCAGGATGAGGGAGAGCCCTTCGGGCCGCCCGGACGGCGCGCGTCGCAGACTCCGCCCCAGGAGGACTACGTCCTGTTCCAGCGCGCCGAGGCGCTGCTGCGGCAGGAGCAGTTCGCGAAGGCGGCGGAGGCCTTTCACAAACTCGCCGCCATGTATGCTGCCGGCGACTACGCCAACGACGCGCTGCAGCGGGTGCTGCTGCTGAACCGCCTGCAACAGGACAAGGCCAGCGCGGGCGTGTACGTGCAGGCGGCCAAGGCCTGGGCGCGGGGAGATGCCGAGGCAGCGGCGAAGACGCTGGACGTGCTGCAGGGCGAGCCCGCTTCCCCGCTGGCCGATGCGGCGCTGATGCTGCTGGCGGAGATCCGCGTATGGCAGGGGGACACTGGCGCGGCCGTGGCGGCCTATGATCGGCTGCTCGCGCAGTGCCCCGGCAGCCCTCTGGCCGCCCGGGCGGCCTTCACGGCGGCGATGTTGCTGAGCAAGCAGGACCAACCCGCCGCGCAGGCCCGGCTGCAGGCTCTCGCCGCGAAGTTCCCGGAGACGACCGAGGCCGAGGAGGCGCAGTTGGTGCTGCAGACGTGGCAGGGCAAGTAG
- the trmFO gene encoding methylenetetrahydrofolate--tRNA-(uracil(54)-C(5))-methyltransferase (FADH(2)-oxidizing) TrmFO: MSSEPIIVVGAGLAGSEAAWQIAQQGVPVRLYEMRPDVQTPAHKTGLFAELVCSNSLKSDSPETAHGLLKAELRRLGSLILKCADEAKVPAGSALAVDRDVFAQKVTDAIEGHPLVEIVRAEMQALPTERPAIIATGPLTSSAMAKALFGLTDEKYLFFYDAISPIVAADSIDRDLVFMQSRYGKGEDDYINCPMDQAQYEAFYEALIGSEISLHADVDPKELFDGCLPVEVIGKRGRDALRFGPMKPVGLRDPKTDRAPYAVVQLRPENNELTMYNLVGFQTSLKWGEQARVFRMIPGLEHCEFLRYGAIHRNTFINAPTLLQPTFQARADAGLFFAGQLTGVEGYMESTGAGLLAGLNVVRLTRGEELLVPPRETMLGALAHHITTADPESFQPMNANYGILPPLENEHRIHRNDRKPARSKRALKALEEWLAGVGIA; this comes from the coding sequence GTGTCATCAGAACCCATCATCGTCGTCGGCGCCGGGCTCGCCGGTTCGGAAGCAGCCTGGCAGATCGCGCAGCAGGGCGTGCCGGTGCGCCTTTATGAGATGCGCCCCGACGTCCAGACCCCCGCGCACAAGACCGGCCTGTTCGCCGAGTTGGTCTGCAGCAACTCCCTCAAGTCAGACAGCCCCGAGACCGCCCACGGCCTGCTCAAGGCGGAGCTGCGCCGCCTGGGGTCGCTGATCCTCAAGTGCGCGGACGAGGCGAAGGTCCCGGCCGGCAGCGCCCTCGCGGTGGACCGCGACGTGTTCGCCCAGAAGGTCACAGACGCCATCGAGGGCCACCCACTGGTCGAGATTGTGCGCGCGGAGATGCAGGCCCTACCGACGGAGCGCCCGGCGATCATCGCCACCGGTCCGCTCACCTCGTCCGCGATGGCCAAGGCGCTCTTCGGGTTGACCGATGAGAAGTACCTGTTCTTCTACGACGCCATCAGCCCCATCGTCGCTGCCGACAGCATTGACCGCGACCTCGTGTTCATGCAGTCGCGCTACGGCAAGGGGGAAGACGACTACATCAACTGCCCGATGGACCAGGCGCAGTACGAGGCCTTCTACGAGGCGCTCATCGGCTCCGAGATCTCGCTGCACGCCGATGTGGACCCGAAGGAGCTATTCGACGGCTGCCTGCCGGTCGAGGTCATCGGCAAGCGCGGGCGTGATGCGCTGCGCTTCGGGCCGATGAAGCCGGTGGGCCTGCGCGACCCGAAGACCGACCGCGCGCCGTACGCCGTCGTGCAGCTCCGCCCCGAGAACAACGAGCTGACGATGTACAACCTCGTGGGCTTCCAGACGAGCTTGAAGTGGGGCGAGCAAGCCCGTGTGTTCCGCATGATCCCGGGCCTGGAGCACTGCGAGTTCCTGCGCTACGGCGCGATCCACCGCAATACCTTCATCAACGCGCCGACGCTACTGCAGCCGACCTTCCAGGCGCGCGCCGACGCGGGGCTCTTCTTCGCCGGGCAACTCACCGGCGTGGAGGGCTACATGGAGTCCACGGGGGCGGGGCTGCTGGCCGGCCTGAATGTTGTGCGGCTCACGCGCGGGGAGGAGTTGCTCGTGCCGCCGCGCGAGACGATGCTGGGCGCCCTGGCGCATCACATCACGACGGCCGACCCGGAGAGCTTCCAGCCGATGAATGCCAACTACGGCATCCTGCCGCCGCTGGAGAACGAGCACCGCATCCATAGAAACGACCGCAAGCCCGCGCGGAGCAAGCGCGCTCTGAAGGCGCTGGAGGAGTGGCTGGCCGGGGTCGGGATCGCCTAG